In Erigeron canadensis isolate Cc75 chromosome 7, C_canadensis_v1, whole genome shotgun sequence, one DNA window encodes the following:
- the LOC122608505 gene encoding heat stress transcription factor B-3: protein MMMSKKDDGDLVVNFVTKSSPSPFLLKTYMLVDDPATDDVVSWNSDGTGFVVWQPAEFSRDLLPTLFKHSNFSSFVRQLNTYGFRKVATSRWEFCNERFHKGHKELLCQIRRRKSWANKPQLVTRTLKEQDEDQRSSSTNSLSSGYNILMDENQKLKKENKVLRSELLNTKKKCKELIDLVGMYTNNTNIDEEDDQRPKLFGVRLEVHGDEERKRKRIEEVSENARIISFTFNQCKQVDSKVYIHN, encoded by the exons atgatgatgtcCAAGAAAGATGATGGAGACTTGGTCGTTAATTTTGTCACAAAGTCATCACCATCTCCATTTCTACTAAAAACTTACATGTTGGTTGATGATCCGGCTACCGATGACGTTGTGTCGTGGAACTCGGATGGGACCGGGTTCGTGGTGTGGCAGCCGGCCGAGTTTTCGAGAGATTTGCTTCCAACTCTCTTCAAACATAGCAACTTTTCTAGCTTTGTTCGCCAACTTAACACTTAC GGTTTTCGAAAAGTTGCAACAAGTCGATGGGAATTCTGCAATGAGAGGTTTCACAAAGGTCATAAAGAGCTACTATGTCAAATTCGACGAAGAAAATCATGGGCCAACAAGCCCCAACTAGTCACCCGAACTTTAAAAGAACAAGATGAAGATCAAAGATCTTCATCTACTAATTCTTTATCCTCTGGGTACAACATTCTCATGGATGAGAACCAAAAACTCAAGAAGGAAAATAAGGTCTTACGTTCGGAGCTTTTAAACACAAAAAAGAAGTGCAAGGAGCTCATTGACTTGGTTGGCATGTACACTAATAACACAAACATAGACGAAGAGGATGATCAAAGGCCAAAGTTGTTTGGGGTTAGGTTGGAAGTACATGGTGATgaggaaagaaaaaggaaaaggatTGAAGAGGTCAGTGAAAATGCAAGAATAATTAGTTTTACTTTCAATCAATGCAAACAAGTAGATAGCAAGGTATACATACACAATTGA
- the LOC122606564 gene encoding acylsugar acyltransferase 3-like, whose product MIIEKLFIRLGRRKFHTIISREIIKPSSPTPSHLQTYNLSILDQTGRPSIYSPLILFYPNNGITQRFTLEDKVKLLKKSLSQSLEQYYPFAGRLHTHTTPYVDCNDEGIVFLEARNDSHMESFQNIKEHDESLDRLFADNMVCFNSPGNTSLLGVQVNHFACGGLGVAVSMSHAIGDACTLGSFVSYWASMARYNSNDHEEVRPLNPHFIRHPRKIVDSEPEYRDINQGYEICVTRKFMFSNTKLSDLKNKVADESSPRIINPTRVEVLTSLLYKTAVAAATAKSGSFKPSYLSMPVNLRNTFVPKLPQTTVGNIFTHIMVMSTPTNETSLSVVVDEIQKEKVQVERVQSFPQAAERHESLLSKLRNEELDFRSYWCSSVCGLSYNKVDFGWGNAMGATFAIRSMSMRGFLLGDTPDGNGIEALVILEKEDMDIFENDKEMLSFCQIKQV is encoded by the coding sequence ATGATTATAGAGAAGCTCTTCATCAGATTAGGAAGAAGGAAATTTCACACCATTATATCTCGAGAAATAATCAAGCCCTCATCTCCAACCCCTTCTCATTTACAAACTTATAATCTTTCCATCCTTGATCAAACCGGACGACCATCAATATATTCGCCATTGATTCTTTTCTACCCGAACAATGGCATTACTCAACGTTTTACTTTGGAAGACAAGGTCAAGTTGTTGAAGAAGTCGTTGTCGCAAAGCCTAGAACAATACTATCCTTTTGCTGGCAGGTTACATACACACACTACACCGTACGTTGATTGCAACGATGAGGGAATAGTATTTCTTGAAGCTAGAAACGATAGCCACATGGAATCGTTCCAAAATATTAAGGAACATGATGAAAGTTTGGATCGGCTTTTTGCTGATAATATGGTTTGTTTTAACTCTCCTGGTAACACAAGTCTTCTTGGGGTTCAAGTTAATCACTTTGCTTGTGGTGGATTAGGGGTGGCCGTGTCTATGTCACACGCTATTGGTGACGCTTGTACTCTAGGCTCATTCGTTAGTTATTGGGCTTCCATGGCACGTTATAACTCCAATGACCATGAAGAGGTACGACCCCTTAACCCTCATTTCATTCGTCACCCGCGTAAGATAGTAGATTCTGAGCCAGAATATCGGGATATCAATCAAGGGTATGAAATTTGTGTCACGAGAAAATTCATGTTTTCTAATACAAAACTAAGTGATCTTAAGAACAAGGTGGCAGATGAATCATCACCACGTATAATTAATCCTACACGAGTCGAAGTATTGACATCTCTACTTTACAAAACGGCGGTAGCAGCAGCCACCGCAAAATCTGGTAGCTTTAAGCCATCTTATTTGTCAATGCCTGTTAATTTACGTAACACATTTGTTCCAAAGCTTCCACAAACTACCGTGGGTAACATTTTCACGCATATAATGGTAATGAGTACACCTACAAATGAAACTTCATTAAGTGTAGTAGTTGATGAGATACAGAAAGAGAAGGTGCAAGTTGAACGAGTCCAAAGTTTTCCACAGGCTGCTGAAAGACATGAATCGTTGTTGTCGAAGTTGAGAAACGAAGAATTGGATTTCAGATCATATTGGTGTTCGAGCGTATGTGGGTTGTCTTATAACAAAGTTGATTTTGGATGGGGAAACGCCATGGGTGCCACATTTGCAATTAGATCGATGTCGATGAGGGGTTTTCTGCTGGGGGATACTCCTGATGGCAATGGTATCGAAGCACTTGtcattttggaaaaagaagacATGGACATATTTGAAAATGACAAAGAGATGCTTTCATTTTGCCAAATTAAGCAGGTTTAA
- the LOC122609189 gene encoding F-box protein CPR1-like translates to MAKRAAADELASTTKIFTSLALWNPLTGACYKLPPHPKGYDPHSGLIGFYSDSSNDYKLVHMVFWGAVAAYIYSQRLNSWRKIEFVIGECYFDQWSQATFCDHSLYFWVRHYEHDHEYIICFDVNTEDFRIIQFPPLPSGATRLHSSLVVIDGCIHLCVAYNIRKDYIWFKRGNMWKLMPGDSWVEVAYFPGAPDDDDDLSLDIPNVCITRNARDSWLAIMDGNNNSFEIMNMEDFTLKEHSCSSSSLVTYRRVIYEETLVSPKPHDQSVDESKV, encoded by the exons ATGGCAAAAAGAGCAGCCGCTGATGAGTTAG CCTCGACGACAAAAATCTTCACCAGTCTAGCTTTATGGAATCCGTTGACTGGTGCCTGCTACAAGTTGCCGCCTCACCCCAAAGGTTATGATCCCCATAGCGGTCTCATTGGTTTCTATTCCGACTCCTCCAATGACTATAAGCTTGTACATATGGTTTTCTGGGGTGCCGTCGCGGCTTATATCTATTCCCAAAGATTGAATTCGTGGAGAAAGATTGAATTTGTCATTGGCGAGTGTTACTTTGACCAATGGTCGCAGGCTACCTTCTGCGACCATAGTCTTTACTTTTGGGTAAGACACTATGAGCACGATCATGAATACATTATTTGTTTTGATGTGAACACGGAGGACTTCAGGATAATACAATTTCCACCTCTTCCAAGTGGTGCGACCCGTCTTCATTCAAGTTTAGTGGTTATCGACGGATGCATTCACTTGTGTGTAGCCTATAACATTCGTAAAGATTACATATGGTTCAAAAGGGGAAACATGTGGAAGTTGATGCCTGGTGATTCGTGGGTGGAGGTGGCCTATTTCCCAGGCGCtccagatgatgatgatgatttatcGTTGGACATCCCCAACGTATGCATCACTAGGAATGCCCGAGATAGCTGGCTTGCGATTATGGACGGTAACAACAACTCATTTGAAATAATGAACATGGAGGATTTCACATTAAAAGAGCATTCGTGTTCTTCATCTTCGTTAGTTACATATAGGCGAGTCATATATGAGGAGACCCTTGTGTCCCCCAAGCCTCATGATCAAAGTGTGG